In Trichocoleus desertorum NBK24, the following are encoded in one genomic region:
- a CDS encoding major capsid protein: MAPTRIADILVPEIWTPFMQEQSREKSALFQSGIIRTSDELTDLAEGGGNTVNMPFFQDLNGDSEVLSDTSPLTVNKITSGKDVAVKHYRGKVWGSNDLAQALSGADPMAAIADLVAGWWGRDMQKTLISTLKGMFAATSMATTHVHSIAIEDGNAATSANKITAESTIDAFDKLGDETNALNAIAMHSKLYNSLLKQNLIEFVQFSEQGQQITQYLGRTVIIDDNMPRVAGTTSGFKYTSYLFGAGSVAFGEGDPKTPVETDRDSLQGEDYLVNRRHFILHPVGVKWQGNVTGASPTNAELSTGTNWARVYEPKNVKVVALVTNG, from the coding sequence ATGGCACCTACAAGAATTGCAGACATTTTGGTCCCTGAGATTTGGACTCCATTTATGCAGGAGCAGAGCCGCGAAAAGAGCGCTTTGTTCCAATCTGGCATCATTCGCACCTCTGACGAACTTACTGACCTAGCTGAAGGCGGCGGTAACACCGTCAATATGCCTTTCTTCCAAGACCTCAACGGCGACTCTGAAGTTTTGAGCGACACCAGCCCCCTGACGGTGAACAAAATCACCAGTGGCAAAGACGTTGCCGTCAAGCACTATCGCGGTAAAGTCTGGGGCTCCAATGACCTAGCTCAAGCACTATCCGGCGCTGACCCAATGGCCGCGATCGCTGACCTCGTTGCAGGCTGGTGGGGTCGTGATATGCAAAAGACCTTGATTTCTACCCTGAAAGGTATGTTTGCAGCAACCTCGATGGCAACGACTCACGTTCATAGCATCGCGATCGAGGACGGCAACGCAGCGACCAGTGCCAACAAAATCACGGCAGAATCCACGATTGATGCCTTCGATAAGTTGGGCGACGAAACCAACGCTTTGAACGCGATCGCCATGCATTCCAAGCTGTACAACTCTCTGCTCAAGCAGAACTTAATCGAGTTTGTGCAGTTCTCTGAGCAGGGCCAGCAAATTACTCAGTACCTGGGCCGCACCGTCATCATTGATGACAACATGCCCCGTGTTGCGGGCACTACCTCTGGCTTCAAATATACCTCTTACTTGTTCGGTGCTGGCTCTGTGGCATTCGGAGAGGGAGACCCCAAGACTCCTGTAGAAACCGATCGCGATAGCTTGCAAGGCGAAGACTACCTAGTCAACCGTCGTCATTTCATCCTGCACCCCGTTGGCGTGAAGTGGCAGGGCAACGTTACTGGCGCTTCTCCCACTAATGCCGAGCTATCTACTGGCACTAATTGGGCGCGAGTTTACGAACCCAAGAATGTGAAGGTCGTCGCACTTGTAACCAACGGCTAG
- a CDS encoding HigA family addiction module antitoxin: MSQNLRPARVVPPGRILSRELEARGWTQKELAEIIGRPPQVINEIIRGTKQITPETALELSAALGTSAEFWTNLEANYRLHIARTKKNDPGIARKSALYSLAPIQELIKRKWIRAADSTEQLEVEVCNFLGISSLDEFPKLTVNFRHAQERKPEANAQIAWLKRVEYLAKQQTVAPFDLEKLKAAIPTLLTLSVEAEDVAKVPHFLLDLGVHFLIVPHLSKTYIDGAAFYLNGHPVVVLTLRYDRIDAFWFTLMHELAHIIAGHQGFHVDNFDDRDLGSEEDEANQLACDWLIESAGFTNFVEETKPYFSKEVIQHFAHHCRRHPGIVLGRLHKEELVSYKNLRQFLVKVSPFLTGWIDEPVANDS, encoded by the coding sequence ATGAGTCAGAATTTGAGACCAGCCAGAGTAGTACCACCAGGACGAATTTTAAGCAGAGAATTAGAGGCACGAGGTTGGACCCAGAAGGAATTAGCGGAAATTATTGGGCGTCCACCCCAGGTGATTAATGAAATTATTCGAGGGACTAAACAGATAACGCCTGAAACAGCACTAGAGCTATCCGCAGCCTTGGGCACATCTGCTGAGTTCTGGACAAATCTAGAAGCAAATTATCGGTTACACATAGCTAGAACAAAAAAAAATGATCCAGGCATTGCTCGAAAGAGTGCGTTGTACAGCCTTGCTCCAATCCAAGAACTAATCAAACGCAAGTGGATTCGAGCAGCGGACTCAACTGAGCAACTAGAGGTAGAAGTGTGCAACTTTTTAGGCATTTCTTCTTTGGATGAATTTCCTAAGTTGACCGTAAACTTCCGCCATGCCCAAGAGCGCAAACCAGAAGCCAACGCTCAAATTGCTTGGCTGAAGCGAGTGGAGTACTTAGCGAAGCAGCAAACTGTAGCTCCTTTTGATTTAGAAAAGCTTAAAGCCGCTATTCCAACCTTACTGACTCTTTCAGTAGAAGCAGAGGATGTAGCTAAGGTACCTCATTTTTTACTGGACTTAGGTGTTCACTTCTTGATCGTGCCTCATCTCAGCAAGACCTATATAGATGGGGCTGCTTTTTATCTCAATGGTCATCCTGTTGTTGTTTTAACTCTGCGCTATGACCGCATTGATGCGTTCTGGTTTACTCTCATGCATGAATTGGCACACATCATTGCTGGACATCAAGGTTTTCACGTGGATAACTTTGACGATCGCGATCTTGGCAGTGAAGAAGACGAAGCAAATCAACTTGCTTGTGATTGGTTGATTGAGTCAGCAGGCTTTACAAATTTTGTTGAGGAGACAAAGCCCTATTTCTCTAAGGAAGTAATTCAGCATTTTGCTCACCACTGTAGAAGACATCCAGGCATCGTTTTAGGACGTTTACACAAGGAAGAGTTGGTTAGCTACAAGAATCTTCGTCAGTTTCTTGTCAAGGTTAGTCCCTTCCTAACGGGATGGATTGACGAACCAGTTGCCAACGATAGCTAG
- a CDS encoding type II toxin-antitoxin system RelE/ParE family toxin → MTALIEGAALRFEFKKKKLEALYTEEKDAHKYPGVVDDFFEVMQIIDAAPDERELYAHKGLRFEKLSGTRGKQGERSLRLNDQWRLIVILQKDDEGKSLLIIDIEDYH, encoded by the coding sequence TTGACTGCATTGATTGAGGGGGCAGCCTTGAGGTTCGAGTTCAAGAAGAAGAAGCTTGAAGCTCTTTACACTGAGGAGAAAGATGCCCACAAATACCCAGGCGTTGTCGATGACTTCTTTGAGGTCATGCAAATTATTGATGCAGCTCCAGATGAACGAGAATTATATGCTCACAAAGGACTGAGATTTGAAAAGCTATCTGGCACACGAGGAAAACAGGGAGAGAGGTCTCTACGGCTAAATGACCAGTGGCGTTTGATTGTCATACTCCAAAAGGATGATGAGGGCAAAAGTCTTCTGATTATTGACATCGAAGACTACCACTGA
- a CDS encoding DNA-binding protein, giving the protein MNIVSDSVLVESKSARNNQLAQVSHDRATEVLNKTKALFFALWQGVGLATTEQVAEFYEISADNARQLLRSYRDEFEADGLKTLKGKALSEVRDLLSLTSTPPHLTVWTPRAALRLGMLLRDSDIAKAVRTSLLDVVEHVVLALAPPPALALASSDRLTILKEAVEIGNQLGGFDDRQKMLLKDQLMNLLIQERLLAADSTLTIEAAVAAEPEQAKRLEVPISDRCLDLGYNPNTKQLLRIGQVAAAFYRGRHGRPPQKREQFVGGTTRMVNVYTADDLSILDSAIHSVMGD; this is encoded by the coding sequence ATGAATATCGTATCCGACTCCGTGTTAGTGGAGTCTAAATCGGCACGCAACAATCAGCTAGCGCAGGTCTCTCATGACCGCGCGACTGAAGTACTGAACAAAACTAAAGCCCTATTCTTTGCCTTGTGGCAGGGAGTAGGGCTTGCGACTACAGAGCAAGTTGCAGAGTTTTATGAAATCTCCGCCGACAATGCTCGTCAGTTGCTCAGGAGCTATCGCGATGAGTTTGAAGCAGATGGGCTAAAAACCTTAAAGGGCAAAGCTTTGAGTGAGGTACGTGATCTATTATCACTTACATCCACTCCCCCGCATCTTACCGTCTGGACGCCTCGCGCTGCCCTCCGCCTCGGCATGCTCCTGCGCGACTCTGATATTGCCAAAGCGGTGAGGACATCCTTATTAGATGTTGTCGAGCACGTTGTTCTTGCTTTGGCCCCTCCACCTGCCTTAGCCCTCGCTTCCTCAGATCGCCTCACCATCCTCAAAGAAGCGGTAGAAATTGGCAATCAGCTCGGCGGCTTCGATGACCGTCAGAAGATGCTGCTCAAAGATCAGCTCATGAACCTGCTGATTCAAGAGCGTCTACTAGCTGCTGACTCAACCCTAACCATTGAAGCCGCAGTCGCAGCAGAGCCAGAGCAGGCCAAGCGCTTAGAAGTGCCCATCTCAGATCGCTGTCTCGACTTGGGCTACAACCCCAATACAAAGCAACTACTCAGAATCGGTCAGGTTGCTGCTGCTTTTTATCGCGGTCGTCATGGTCGCCCTCCTCAGAAGCGAGAGCAATTTGTCGGTGGCACCACTCGCATGGTCAATGTCTACACCGCTGACGACCTCAGCATTCTCGACTCTGCCATTCATTCTGTGATGGGGGATTGA
- a CDS encoding HNH endonuclease, translating to MSNLDPLEFDPNKFYLGRLCKRGHNWQETGRSLRAKYSRGYGDCVECAKVCAKANYEANKEEDNRRSKAWREANPDKVRASGKAYREANKDKIKAYREANKERKAEQWKQYHIANREERNAKQRAFNATEEGKRYNRNWQRRYLKTPQGKLYDRKAKFKRRARKKGVHNHQYSSAQVNELLTVFHQRCAYCESEERLTLDHFIPIFSGGPDCLGNLVIACHTCNSSKKNHDPREWFMKQPFFDQERWLKILKLLGKTEANYRQIPLF from the coding sequence TTGAGTAACTTAGATCCCTTGGAATTTGATCCCAATAAGTTTTACCTTGGAAGACTTTGCAAAAGAGGACACAACTGGCAGGAAACAGGGAGAAGCCTAAGAGCTAAGTACAGTCGTGGTTATGGCGATTGTGTAGAGTGCGCTAAAGTCTGCGCAAAAGCTAATTACGAAGCCAATAAAGAGGAAGATAATCGACGCTCAAAGGCGTGGAGAGAAGCAAACCCGGATAAAGTGCGAGCGAGCGGTAAAGCCTACCGAGAAGCCAATAAGGACAAAATAAAAGCTTATCGGGAAGCAAACAAAGAACGGAAAGCAGAGCAATGGAAACAGTACCACATTGCCAATAGGGAGGAGCGCAACGCAAAGCAAAGAGCGTTTAATGCGACCGAGGAAGGCAAGCGTTATAACCGAAACTGGCAAAGGCGCTATCTAAAGACTCCTCAAGGTAAGCTCTACGATCGCAAAGCAAAATTCAAGCGTCGAGCACGTAAGAAGGGCGTTCACAATCATCAGTACAGCTCAGCTCAAGTCAATGAATTACTCACCGTCTTTCATCAGCGTTGTGCCTACTGTGAATCTGAAGAGAGGCTAACACTAGACCACTTCATCCCTATCTTTAGTGGGGGACCAGATTGCTTAGGAAATCTAGTCATCGCCTGTCATACCTGTAATTCCTCCAAGAAAAATCATGACCCTCGCGAATGGTTCATGAAGCAACCGTTCTTCGATCAAGAGCGCTGGTTAAAAATCCTAAAACTGCTCGGTAAAACAGAGGCAAACTACCGTCAAATACCGCTGTTCTAA